A stretch of the Argentina anserina chromosome 6, drPotAnse1.1, whole genome shotgun sequence genome encodes the following:
- the LOC126799775 gene encoding uncharacterized protein LOC126799775, protein MADEFDHAAFWLPQEILTDSDDEISPTVDSGGMKMSFFGSESDVDSKTALFPFEFPYSGFGAPVESSETESDEEEYLAGLTRRLAQSTLDNSKPWVSPNSPQSTLCAAGSGCSCGGLGSSRGSPNVQSPPATWDLLHAAAGEVAKMRIQEEAMRFNPKSRGILGAPREPSPATVPDFGYFLQHQQPSLSQKHLQLERLRQQQILKNNIAAALVQSQAARRFQHQRTQSLPVVQNQVRSSNNGPLALSPSAWPALQQAQLQQFQPNGPGFRGVLVGAKKESTGTGVFLPRQIGTTTPSEYPPRVKKQQQLPKQACPTVFVPAKVVHALKLNVEEMRVQSQPQLQVHNRFDARNIHDYELALRVRKNNMAQQNLSLMRPHTPVNHELRLPQEWTY, encoded by the exons ATGGCTGATGAGTTCGACCACGCTGCGTTTTGGTTACCTCAAGAGATTCTGACTGATTCCGACGATGAAATCAGCCCCACGGTGGACTCTGGCGGCATGAAAATGAGCTTCTTTGGCTCCGAAAGTGATGTTGACTCTAAGACGGCTCTCTTTCCTTTCGAGTTTCCTTACTCTGGCTTCGGTGCTCCGGTGGAGTCCAGCGAGACTGAGAGCGATGAGGAAGAGTATCTCGCTGGTTTGACTCGCCGGCTGGCTCAGTCGACTCTTGACAACTCCAAG CCGTGGGTCTCGCCTAATTCACCGCAATCGACTCTGTGCGCGGCAGGGAGTGGTTGCAGCTGCGGCGGACTAGGATCGAGCAGGGGAAGCCCAAACGTTCAGTCGCCGCCGGCAACTTGGGATCTCCTACATGCAGCTGCAGGGGAGGTTGCCAAGATGCGCATCCAGGAAGAAGCTATGCGTTTCAACCCCAAAAGCAGAGGCATCTTGGGAGCTCCAAGAGAGCCCTCTCCAGCCACTGTCCCTGATTTCGGGTACTTCCTCCAGCACCAACAGCCGTCGCTTTCCCAGAAGCACTTGCAG CTTGAGCGGTTGAGACAGCAACAGATTCTGAAGAACAACATAGCCGCGGCGCTTGTTCAGTCACAGGCGGCCAGAAGGTTCCAACACCAGCGGACTCAGTCTCTTCCGGTGGTTCAGAACCAGGTTAGGAGCAGCAACAATGGGCCTCTGGCACTCTCGCCGTCGGCTTGGCCGGCACTGCAGCAAGCTCAACTGCAACAATTTCAGCCCAATGGGCCCGGATTCCGAGGTGTTCTCGTTGGAGCCAAAAAGGAGTCTACTGGTACTGGTGTGTTCTTGCCCCGCCAAATTGGAACCACCACCCCATCTGAATACCCTCCTCGCGTCAAGAAGCAACAGCAACTACCCAAACAAG CTTGCCCAACGGTTTTCGTCCCGGCCAAAGTAGTGCATGCGCTGAAGTTGAACGTTGAGGAAATGCGCGTACAATCGCAGCCACAGCTCCAAGTCCATAACCGTTTCGATGCTAGAAACATTCATGACTATG AACTTGCTCTTAGGGTTCGGAAGAACAACATGGCACAGCAGAATCTCAGCTTGATGAGGCCACATACACCAGTGAACCATGAGCTTAGGCTTCCGCAGGAGTGGACTTACTAG